A portion of the Mycobacterium paraseoulense genome contains these proteins:
- a CDS encoding cytochrome c biogenesis CcdA family protein — MDRGLVGLAFAAGLVAALNPCGFAMLPAYLLLVVRGQRSGERAGVSSALTAAGRALAATAGMALGFLTVFGLFGALTVSAATTVQRYLPYATVIVGVVLVALGVWLMSGRRLSALTPRPLGPRRAPTVRLGSMYGYGVSYALASLSCTIGPFLAVTAAGLRGGSIVTEVSIYLAYTGGLTLVVGVLAVAAATASSAVVDRLRRILPFVDRISGALLLLVGLYVAYYGCYELRLLGPDANPQDAVITAAGRVQGTLAGWVHQHGMWPWLAALFALAAVVLGGAWYRRAQR; from the coding sequence GTGGATCGGGGCCTCGTCGGCCTGGCCTTTGCCGCCGGGTTGGTGGCGGCCCTGAACCCGTGTGGCTTTGCCATGCTGCCCGCCTACCTGCTGCTGGTGGTGCGAGGTCAGCGGTCCGGCGAGCGAGCGGGCGTGTCGTCGGCTTTGACGGCCGCCGGGCGGGCGCTGGCAGCCACCGCCGGGATGGCGCTCGGCTTCCTGACGGTGTTCGGCTTGTTCGGCGCGCTGACGGTATCGGCGGCCACGACCGTACAGCGGTACCTGCCGTACGCCACGGTGATCGTCGGCGTCGTGCTCGTCGCGCTCGGCGTATGGCTGATGTCGGGTCGCCGGCTGTCGGCGCTCACCCCTCGGCCGTTGGGCCCGCGGCGGGCACCCACGGTGCGGCTCGGCTCGATGTACGGGTACGGCGTCAGCTACGCGCTCGCTTCCCTGTCGTGCACGATCGGGCCGTTTCTGGCGGTCACCGCGGCCGGCCTGCGGGGTGGATCGATCGTCACGGAGGTGTCGATCTACCTCGCCTACACAGGGGGCCTGACCTTGGTCGTCGGCGTACTCGCGGTCGCCGCCGCTACCGCGAGCTCGGCGGTGGTGGACCGGCTGCGGCGCATCCTGCCATTCGTCGACCGGATCAGTGGCGCGCTGCTGTTGCTCGTCGGTCTCTACGTGGCCTACTACGGCTGCTACGAGCTACGCCTATTGGGGCCGGACGCCAATCCGCAGGACGCGGTGATCACCGCGGCCGGGCGCGTGCAGGGAACGCTGGCCGGCTGGGTGCATCAGCACGGGATGTGGCCCTGGCTGGCGGCCCTGTTCGCCTTGGCCGCCGTCGTGCTCGGCGGCGCCTGGTACCGGCGGGCGCAACGCTAG
- a CDS encoding lysophospholipid acyltransferase family protein, whose product MSNPDHRPAEVRQQAELHAEQARATMDERRSDQGGGLSGWVAERAGKWDLSGQDETTLQRQKYLWNVLVDYWFRMEIDGWENIPEPPALLVGIHSGAPFVWDAWTVGLQWWRRFGQDRPLHGTAHDALMAIPLIGRYFRSMGVLPAAPDAIATALAEGRDVVLWPGGEVDSLRPWTERDHANLAGRKGFVKMAIRAGVPVVPIATVGGADAMPVLIRGDKLSKALQLDRLLRLKVFPLAISLPWGIAPAALPQLPLPAKIRTRFMPAVELDHDPARADDDAYVDRKYREIQDAIQQGMDALARKRAFPLFG is encoded by the coding sequence ATGAGTAACCCGGATCACAGGCCAGCCGAAGTGCGCCAGCAAGCGGAGCTCCACGCCGAGCAAGCGCGGGCAACGATGGACGAACGGCGCAGCGACCAGGGCGGCGGATTGAGCGGCTGGGTCGCCGAGCGCGCCGGCAAGTGGGACCTCAGCGGGCAGGACGAGACCACCCTTCAGCGGCAGAAATATCTGTGGAATGTGCTGGTGGACTACTGGTTTCGCATGGAAATCGATGGCTGGGAGAACATCCCGGAACCACCGGCGTTGCTGGTGGGGATCCACTCGGGAGCCCCGTTCGTCTGGGACGCCTGGACCGTGGGCCTGCAGTGGTGGCGCCGCTTCGGCCAGGACCGCCCGCTGCACGGTACCGCCCACGATGCGTTGATGGCCATCCCGTTGATCGGCCGGTACTTCCGATCGATGGGCGTGCTCCCGGCCGCCCCGGACGCGATCGCCACCGCCCTCGCCGAAGGCCGTGACGTCGTGCTGTGGCCCGGCGGGGAAGTGGACTCGCTGCGCCCCTGGACCGAGCGCGACCACGCCAACCTGGCCGGACGAAAAGGGTTCGTGAAAATGGCGATTCGGGCGGGAGTCCCCGTCGTGCCGATCGCGACGGTCGGCGGTGCGGACGCGATGCCCGTGCTGATCCGCGGTGACAAGCTGTCGAAGGCCCTGCAACTGGACCGGCTGCTGCGCCTCAAGGTGTTCCCGTTGGCGATCTCACTGCCATGGGGGATCGCGCCGGCGGCGCTGCCGCAGCTGCCACTCCCGGCCAAGATCAGGACCCGGTTCATGCCCGCGGTCGAGCTGGACCACGATCCCGCGCGCGCGGACGACGACGCCTACGTGGACCGCAAGTACCGGGAGATCCAGGACGCCATCCAGCAAGGAATGGATGCGCTCGCGCGCAAGCGCGCTTTCCCGCTATTCGGCTGA
- a CDS encoding phosphatidate cytidylyltransferase, whose translation MATTGAASPPDEPRREGRNTMQQPAKKTSRAGRDLRAAIAVGAGIGGVLIVTLMFAPRFWVPIVALAIFVATLEVSRRLGEAGYVIPLIPLLIGGQVTLWLTWPYHAAGALAGFAATVVVCNVWRLFMQDNSKRPEPFAGSPSANYLRDASATVFLAAWVPLFASFGAMLVYPKDGAGRVFCLMVTVVASDVGGYAVGVLLGKHPMVPAISPKKSWEGFAGSLFFGITAAILTATFLAGKPPWIGALLGVVLVLTGTLGDLVESQIKRDLGIKDMGRLLPGHGGLMDRLDGVLPSAVAAWTVLTLVP comes from the coding sequence GTGGCAACCACCGGCGCAGCCAGCCCGCCCGACGAGCCGCGGCGTGAGGGCAGGAACACCATGCAGCAGCCGGCCAAGAAGACGTCCCGCGCCGGACGCGACCTGCGCGCCGCGATCGCGGTGGGCGCGGGGATCGGCGGCGTGCTGATCGTGACGCTCATGTTTGCGCCGCGCTTCTGGGTTCCCATCGTCGCGCTCGCCATCTTCGTCGCCACCCTCGAGGTGTCGCGGCGGCTGGGCGAGGCCGGGTACGTCATCCCGCTCATCCCGCTGCTGATCGGCGGGCAGGTCACCCTCTGGCTGACGTGGCCCTATCACGCCGCCGGCGCCCTGGCCGGGTTCGCCGCCACCGTGGTGGTGTGCAACGTGTGGCGGCTGTTCATGCAGGACAACAGCAAGCGGCCGGAGCCGTTCGCCGGTTCGCCGTCGGCGAATTATTTGCGTGACGCCTCGGCCACCGTGTTCCTGGCCGCGTGGGTGCCGCTGTTCGCCTCCTTCGGCGCCATGCTGGTCTACCCGAAGGACGGCGCGGGCCGGGTGTTCTGCCTGATGGTCACGGTCGTCGCCTCCGACGTGGGCGGCTACGCCGTGGGCGTGCTGCTGGGCAAGCACCCGATGGTCCCCGCGATCAGCCCGAAGAAGTCCTGGGAGGGGTTCGCCGGCTCGCTCTTCTTCGGCATCACCGCGGCGATCCTGACGGCCACGTTCCTGGCCGGCAAGCCGCCCTGGATCGGAGCGCTGCTGGGCGTCGTCCTCGTGCTGACCGGCACGCTCGGCGATCTCGTCGAGTCCCAGATCAAGCGCGACCTCGGCATCAAAGACATGGGCCGCTTGCTGCCCGGCCACGGCGGTCTGATGGACCGGCTCGACGGTGTACTCCCGTCGGCGGTCGCCGCGTGGACGGTGCTGACGCTCGTACCCTGA
- the pyrH gene encoding UMP kinase: MTESREPQAAGASAPQPEPTARENGSAAGQPRTRPKYSRVLLKLGGEMFGGGQVGLDPDVVARVARQIAEVVRDGVQVAVVIGGGNFFRGAQLQQRGMERTRSDYMGMLGTVMNSLALQDFLEKEGIVTRVQTAITMGQVAEPYLPLRAVRHLEKGRVVIFGAGMGLPYFSTDTTAAQRALEIGAEVVLMAKAVDGVFSADPRHDPQAELIAAISHREVIDRGLRVADATAFSLCMDNGMPILVFNLLTNGNIARAVAGEKIGTLVTT; the protein is encoded by the coding sequence ATGACGGAGTCCAGGGAGCCCCAAGCCGCCGGCGCGTCGGCTCCACAGCCGGAGCCGACGGCGCGGGAGAACGGATCAGCTGCCGGGCAGCCGCGAACGCGGCCCAAGTACTCCAGGGTGTTGCTCAAGCTTGGCGGCGAGATGTTCGGCGGCGGCCAGGTCGGCCTGGACCCCGATGTCGTGGCGCGGGTGGCCCGCCAGATCGCCGAGGTGGTTCGCGACGGCGTGCAGGTTGCCGTCGTAATCGGCGGCGGCAACTTCTTCCGGGGCGCGCAGCTGCAGCAGCGCGGCATGGAACGCACCCGTTCGGACTACATGGGCATGCTCGGCACGGTCATGAACAGCCTGGCGCTGCAGGACTTCCTGGAAAAGGAGGGCATCGTCACCCGTGTGCAGACCGCGATCACCATGGGTCAGGTCGCCGAGCCGTACCTGCCGCTGCGCGCCGTCCGCCACCTGGAGAAGGGGCGGGTGGTGATTTTCGGGGCCGGCATGGGACTGCCCTACTTCTCCACCGACACCACGGCCGCGCAGCGGGCGCTCGAGATCGGCGCCGAGGTCGTCTTGATGGCCAAGGCGGTCGACGGGGTGTTCTCCGCGGACCCCCGGCACGATCCGCAAGCCGAGCTCATCGCCGCGATCAGCCATCGTGAGGTCATCGACAGGGGCCTGCGAGTGGCCGACGCCACCGCGTTCAGCCTCTGCATGGACAATGGCATGCCGATCCTGGTGTTCAACCTGCTGACCAATGGCAATATCGCCCGCGCGGTCGCCGGTGAGAAAATCGGGACACTGGTCACCACCTGA
- a CDS encoding protein disulfide oxidoreductase yields the protein MRIHRSTLSKAFAAALIAVMWTIGVGSATRAAAADDRLQFTATTLSGAPFNGASLQGKPAVLWFWTPWCPFCNAEAPGVSQVAAANPGVTFVGVAAHSDVAAMQNFVAKYNLNFTNLNDTDGALWARYNVPWQPAYVFYRADGSSTFVNNPTAAMSQQELSERVAALRS from the coding sequence ATGAGGATTCACCGTTCAACCCTGAGCAAAGCGTTTGCCGCGGCGCTCATCGCGGTCATGTGGACTATCGGCGTGGGCAGCGCGACCCGGGCGGCGGCGGCGGACGACCGTCTGCAATTCACGGCAACGACCCTCAGTGGTGCGCCGTTCAACGGGGCCAGCCTGCAGGGCAAACCCGCGGTGTTGTGGTTCTGGACGCCGTGGTGCCCGTTCTGCAACGCCGAAGCCCCGGGCGTCAGCCAGGTGGCAGCCGCGAACCCCGGCGTCACTTTCGTCGGCGTCGCGGCCCACTCCGACGTGGCTGCGATGCAGAACTTCGTCGCCAAGTACAACCTGAATTTCACCAATCTCAACGACACCGACGGCGCGCTCTGGGCCCGGTACAACGTCCCCTGGCAGCCCGCTTACGTGTTCTACCGGGCGGACGGCAGCTCGACCTTCGTGAACAACCCGACCGCGGCGATGTCGCAGCAGGAGCTGTCCGAGCGGGTAGCCGCGCTGAGGTCCTGA
- the dxr gene encoding 1-deoxy-D-xylulose-5-phosphate reductoisomerase, producing the protein MTTATPDGRLRVLVLGSTGSIGTQALEVIAAHPDRFEVVGLAAGGANLETLLRQRAETGVTNIAVADERAAQIADAPYRGPDAVTRLVEDTRADVVLNALVGALGLRPTLAALESGARLALANKESLIAGGPLVLRAARPGQIVPVDSEHSALAQCLRGGTPEEVAKLVLTASGGPFRGWTAAQLEGVTPEQAGAHPTWSMGPMNTLNSASLVNKGLELIETHLLFGIPYDRIEVVVHPQSIVHSMVTFIDGSTIAQASPPDMKLPISLALGWPRRVPGVAASCDFTTASSWEFEPLDSEVFPAVDLARHAGRTGGCMTAVYNAANEEAAAAFLEGRVGFPVIVETIAEVLHAADQWAVSPANVDEVLDAQRWARERARRAVAHARPTEASVNASGMV; encoded by the coding sequence GTGACAACCGCGACACCCGACGGCCGCCTGCGCGTGCTGGTGCTGGGCAGCACCGGCTCGATCGGCACCCAGGCGCTCGAGGTGATCGCGGCCCATCCGGACCGCTTCGAGGTGGTCGGCCTGGCCGCGGGGGGCGCGAACCTGGAGACCCTGCTGCGTCAGCGCGCCGAGACGGGGGTCACCAACATCGCAGTCGCCGACGAACGCGCGGCGCAGATCGCCGACGCCCCGTACCGCGGCCCCGACGCCGTCACCCGCCTGGTCGAAGACACCCGGGCCGACGTCGTCCTCAACGCGCTGGTGGGCGCACTGGGCCTGCGTCCGACGCTGGCGGCGCTGGAGTCGGGGGCCCGGCTGGCGCTGGCCAACAAGGAATCGCTGATCGCCGGTGGTCCTCTGGTGTTGCGGGCGGCGCGACCGGGTCAGATCGTGCCCGTCGACTCCGAGCACTCCGCGCTGGCCCAATGCCTGCGCGGCGGCACCCCGGAAGAGGTCGCCAAGCTGGTGCTGACCGCCTCGGGCGGGCCGTTCCGAGGCTGGACCGCCGCCCAGCTCGAGGGGGTCACCCCCGAACAGGCGGGCGCCCACCCGACCTGGTCGATGGGCCCGATGAACACGCTCAACTCGGCCTCGCTGGTCAACAAGGGGCTCGAACTCATCGAAACGCACCTGCTGTTCGGCATCCCGTACGACCGCATCGAGGTCGTCGTGCACCCGCAGTCGATTGTTCACTCGATGGTCACGTTCATCGACGGGTCGACCATCGCCCAGGCCAGCCCGCCGGACATGAAGCTGCCCATCTCGCTGGCCCTGGGGTGGCCCCGCCGCGTCCCCGGGGTGGCCGCGTCCTGCGACTTCACCACCGCCTCTAGCTGGGAATTCGAACCGCTGGACAGCGAGGTTTTCCCCGCCGTCGACCTGGCGCGGCACGCCGGCCGGACCGGCGGCTGCATGACCGCCGTGTACAACGCGGCCAACGAGGAGGCGGCGGCGGCGTTCCTGGAGGGCCGGGTGGGATTCCCCGTCATCGTCGAAACCATCGCCGAGGTGCTGCACGCCGCCGACCAATGGGCGGTTTCACCCGCTAACGTGGATGAGGTACTAGACGCGCAGCGCTGGGCGCGGGAGCGGGCGCGACGCGCCGTCGCACACGCACGGCCCACCGAGGCCTCCGTCAACGCCTCCGGAATGGTGTGA
- the mbp1 gene encoding microaggregate-binding protein 1 — MADNNSGPAEAVKGVVEDVKGKAKEAVGAVAGRDDLTREGQAQQDKAEAQRDAAKKEAEAEAARGGAEAAEERQKANQ; from the coding sequence ATGGCGGACAACAACTCGGGACCTGCTGAAGCAGTCAAGGGCGTCGTCGAGGACGTCAAGGGCAAGGCCAAGGAGGCCGTCGGCGCGGTGGCTGGTCGTGACGACCTCACCCGCGAGGGCCAGGCCCAGCAGGACAAGGCAGAAGCACAGCGCGACGCGGCGAAGAAGGAAGCCGAGGCCGAAGCGGCGCGAGGCGGCGCCGAGGCCGCTGAGGAGCGCCAGAAGGCCAATCAGTAG
- the rlmN gene encoding 23S rRNA (adenine(2503)-C(2))-methyltransferase RlmN, which translates to MVQQLVYTEPRPSRPPRHLADLDAEGRASAVAELGLPAFRAKQLAHQYYGRLIADPREMTDLPAAVRDRVAEAMFPRLLSSAAEVTCDAGQTRKTLWRGTDGTTFESVLMRYPQRNTVCISSQAGCGMACPFCATGQGGLTRNLSTAEILEQVRSAAVALRDDFGDRLSNVVFMGMGEPLANYARVVAAVRRITEAPPHGFGISARSVTVSTVGLAPAIRKLADERLGVTLALSLHAPDDELRDTLVPVNNRWKITEALDAARYYADVTGRRVSVEYALIRDVNDQPWRADLLGKRLHRALGPLVHVNLIPLNPTPGSEWDASPKPVEREFVRRVRAQGVSCTVRDTRGREISAACGQLAAEGG; encoded by the coding sequence ATGGTCCAACAACTGGTTTACACCGAACCCCGCCCCAGCAGGCCGCCGCGGCACCTGGCCGACCTGGACGCGGAAGGCCGCGCGTCGGCCGTCGCCGAGCTGGGCCTGCCGGCATTCCGCGCCAAGCAGCTGGCGCATCAGTACTACGGCCGCCTGATCGCCGACCCCCGCGAGATGACCGACCTGCCGGCCGCCGTGCGGGACCGGGTCGCCGAGGCGATGTTCCCGCGCCTGCTGAGCTCGGCCGCCGAAGTCACCTGCGATGCCGGGCAGACCCGAAAGACGTTGTGGCGCGGCACCGATGGGACGACCTTCGAGTCGGTGCTGATGCGCTACCCGCAGCGCAACACCGTGTGCATCTCCTCGCAGGCCGGCTGCGGCATGGCCTGCCCGTTCTGTGCGACGGGGCAGGGGGGACTGACCCGCAACCTGTCGACCGCGGAGATTCTGGAGCAGGTGCGCTCCGCCGCCGTGGCCCTGCGCGACGACTTCGGCGACCGGCTCTCCAACGTCGTGTTCATGGGCATGGGGGAGCCGCTGGCCAACTACGCGAGGGTGGTTGCCGCGGTGCGTCGCATCACCGAGGCGCCGCCGCACGGCTTCGGCATCTCGGCCCGCTCGGTCACGGTCTCGACGGTCGGCCTGGCCCCCGCCATCCGCAAACTGGCCGACGAGCGGCTCGGCGTGACGCTGGCGCTGTCGCTGCACGCGCCCGACGACGAACTGCGCGACACCCTCGTGCCGGTCAACAACCGGTGGAAGATCACCGAGGCGCTCGACGCCGCCCGCTACTACGCCGACGTCACCGGGCGCCGGGTATCGGTGGAGTACGCGTTGATCCGCGACGTCAACGACCAGCCGTGGCGGGCCGACCTGCTGGGTAAACGCCTGCATCGGGCGCTGGGCCCGCTGGTGCACGTCAACCTGATCCCGCTCAACCCGACGCCGGGCAGCGAGTGGGACGCCAGCCCCAAGCCTGTGGAGCGCGAGTTCGTCCGGCGGGTGCGGGCGCAGGGGGTGTCGTGCACGGTGCGGGACACGCGCGGACGTGAGATCAGCGCCGCCTGCGGACAGCTGGCCGCCGAAGGCGGGTAG
- the frr gene encoding ribosome recycling factor: MIDEALFDAEEKMEKAVAVARDDLSSIRTGRANPGMFSRVVIDYYGATTPITQLASINVPEARLVVIKPYETSQLGAIETAIRNSDLGVNPTNDGTLIRVAVPQLTEERRRELVKQAKGKGEDAKVSVRNIRRKAMEELHRIRKDGEAGEDEVGRAEKDLDKTTHQYITQIEDLVKHKEGELLEV, translated from the coding sequence ATGATTGACGAGGCTCTCTTCGACGCGGAAGAGAAAATGGAGAAGGCCGTAGCGGTGGCCCGTGACGACCTGTCAAGCATCCGGACCGGGCGCGCCAACCCGGGCATGTTCTCCCGGGTCGTCATCGACTACTACGGCGCCACCACCCCCATCACGCAACTGGCCAGCATCAACGTGCCCGAGGCGCGACTCGTGGTGATCAAGCCCTACGAAACCAGTCAGCTCGGCGCGATCGAAACGGCGATCCGCAACTCCGATCTGGGCGTCAACCCGACCAACGACGGCACCCTCATCCGGGTGGCGGTGCCGCAGCTGACCGAGGAGCGGCGCCGGGAGCTGGTCAAACAGGCCAAGGGCAAGGGGGAAGACGCCAAGGTGTCGGTGCGCAACATCCGGCGCAAGGCGATGGAGGAGTTGCACCGGATCCGCAAGGACGGCGAGGCCGGCGAGGACGAGGTCGGTCGCGCGGAAAAAGACCTGGACAAGACCACGCACCAGTACATCACCCAGATCGAAGACCTGGTCAAGCACAAAGAAGGCGAGCTGCTGGAGGTCTAG
- a CDS encoding winged helix family transcriptional regulator yields the protein MSLDVLLLTDAEDFDRALPALASVARIKGRAPLTGSAHGPDHGGDVAIVDARGDLAAAREACRRLTTDTPGTAVVALVARADDGARVDDWNVDDVMPPVTDGDELQERLRRAIAQRRSAIDGSLRFGALLLHPTSFSGSLEGKDLALTLTEFKLLSFLVQHAGRPFTRTRLMHEAWGYDSNGRVRSVDVHIRRLRAKLGAHHQSMVDTVRGVGYMAATPPHPEWIVSDPTLTPMWPTATAAPDPVAR from the coding sequence ATGTCGTTGGACGTTCTACTGCTCACCGACGCGGAGGACTTCGACCGGGCTCTGCCGGCCCTGGCATCAGTCGCGCGCATCAAGGGGCGCGCACCCCTGACCGGCTCGGCCCACGGGCCCGACCATGGCGGAGACGTCGCGATCGTCGACGCCCGCGGCGACCTGGCGGCGGCCCGGGAGGCCTGCCGGCGCCTGACAACCGATACCCCCGGCACCGCGGTGGTGGCCCTGGTGGCGCGCGCCGACGACGGGGCGAGGGTCGACGACTGGAACGTCGACGACGTTATGCCGCCCGTCACCGACGGCGACGAGCTGCAGGAGCGGCTGCGACGGGCGATTGCGCAGCGACGCAGCGCAATCGACGGCAGTTTGCGATTCGGCGCGCTGCTCCTGCACCCGACCAGCTTCTCCGGCTCGCTGGAGGGCAAGGACCTGGCGCTCACGCTCACCGAGTTCAAACTGCTGAGTTTCCTTGTGCAGCACGCCGGGCGGCCTTTTACCCGTACCCGCCTGATGCACGAGGCGTGGGGCTACGACAGCAACGGCCGGGTCCGTTCGGTCGACGTTCACATCCGACGGCTGCGCGCCAAGCTGGGAGCCCACCACCAGTCGATGGTCGACACGGTCCGGGGCGTGGGTTACATGGCGGCGACCCCACCGCATCCGGAATGGATCGTCAGCGACCCGACGCTGACACCGATGTGGCCGACGGCGACGGCGGCCCCGGACCCGGTCGCGCGTTAA
- a CDS encoding M50 family metallopeptidase encodes MMFVIGIALFAVAILISVALHECGHMWVARATGMKVRRYFVGFGPTLWSTRRGETEYGLKAVPLGGFCDIAGMTSVEELAPDETDRAMFKQAVWKRVAVLFAGPGMNFVICLVLIYGIALVWGLPNLHPDTRAVVGETACVAPEVSPGKLADCAGPGPAALAGIRPGDVVVKVGGTKVSSFDDMAAAVRKLHGSVPVVVERNGTPITTYVDVTPTQRYISKAEGAKPESATVGAIGVGAQRLQPTHYNALTAVPATVAFATDLTAEVGKALVTIPTKVGALVHAIGGGQRDPQTPMSVVGASIIGGETVDHGLWMAFWFFLAQLNLILGAINLVPLLPFDGGHIAVALFEKVRNMIRSARGMVAAAPVNYLKLMPATYVVLVFVVGYMLLTVTADLVNPITLFQ; translated from the coding sequence ATGATGTTCGTTATCGGCATTGCGCTGTTCGCCGTTGCCATCCTGATCTCGGTGGCCCTGCACGAGTGCGGCCACATGTGGGTCGCCCGTGCGACCGGCATGAAGGTGCGACGCTATTTCGTCGGGTTCGGGCCCACGCTGTGGTCGACGCGGCGTGGTGAGACCGAGTACGGGCTGAAGGCCGTGCCGCTGGGCGGCTTCTGCGACATCGCCGGGATGACCTCGGTCGAGGAGCTGGCCCCCGACGAGACCGACCGGGCGATGTTCAAGCAAGCCGTCTGGAAGCGCGTCGCGGTGCTGTTCGCCGGCCCCGGCATGAACTTCGTGATCTGCCTGGTCCTGATCTACGGCATCGCCCTGGTCTGGGGGCTGCCGAACCTGCACCCCGACACCCGGGCCGTCGTTGGCGAAACCGCTTGCGTCGCACCGGAAGTGAGTCCCGGAAAGCTCGCCGACTGCGCCGGACCGGGTCCGGCGGCCTTGGCCGGGATCCGCCCCGGCGACGTCGTGGTCAAGGTCGGTGGCACCAAGGTCTCCAGCTTCGATGACATGGCGGCCGCGGTTCGCAAACTGCACGGCAGCGTCCCCGTCGTGGTCGAGCGCAACGGCACACCGATCACCACCTACGTCGACGTGACGCCCACCCAGCGCTACATCTCCAAGGCAGAGGGCGCCAAGCCCGAATCTGCCACGGTCGGCGCCATCGGCGTCGGCGCGCAGAGGCTTCAGCCCACGCACTACAACGCGCTCACCGCGGTTCCCGCGACCGTCGCCTTCGCGACCGACCTGACCGCAGAGGTGGGTAAGGCGCTCGTCACGATCCCGACCAAGGTGGGCGCCCTGGTCCACGCGATCGGCGGTGGGCAGCGCGACCCGCAGACGCCGATGAGCGTCGTGGGAGCCAGCATCATCGGCGGCGAGACCGTCGATCACGGGCTGTGGATGGCGTTCTGGTTCTTCCTGGCCCAGCTGAACCTGATCCTGGGCGCGATCAACCTGGTGCCGCTGCTGCCCTTCGACGGCGGGCACATCGCCGTCGCGCTGTTCGAGAAGGTCCGCAACATGATCCGGTCGGCCCGCGGCATGGTCGCGGCCGCGCCGGTGAACTATCTCAAGCTGATGCCCGCCACGTACGTGGTGCTGGTGTTCGTGGTCGGGTACATGCTGCTGACCGTCACCGCGGATCTGGTGAATCCGATCACCCTCTTCCAGTAA
- a CDS encoding DUF2631 domain-containing protein, whose protein sequence is MASTEVEQFTGVDTVEVPSAAWGWSRINHRTWYLTGLVIIVFLLAMLRGNHVGHIENWYLIGFAAVALFALVRDLWGRRRGWIR, encoded by the coding sequence GTGGCCAGTACCGAGGTGGAACAGTTCACCGGCGTCGACACCGTCGAGGTGCCGTCGGCGGCGTGGGGTTGGAGCAGGATCAACCACCGCACGTGGTACCTCACCGGTCTGGTCATCATCGTGTTCCTGCTGGCGATGCTGCGCGGCAACCACGTCGGCCACATCGAGAACTGGTACCTGATCGGGTTCGCCGCGGTGGCCCTGTTCGCCCTGGTCCGCGACCTGTGGGGCCGCCGCCGCGGCTGGATCAGGTAG